In Streptomyces thermolilacinus SPC6, a single genomic region encodes these proteins:
- a CDS encoding Gfo/Idh/MocA family protein has product MTRRGTLGVAVVGAGRMGADHVRRIDRVISGARVAAVADVDGERAKAVADGVAGCTAYTDPAAAIAAPGVDAVLVASPGPAHEAALTEALARGLPVLCEKPLTPDAASALRVVRAEERLGRRLVQVGFMRRYDAEYLRLKALLDGGGLGRALMLHQRHRNASSPPWFTGEMLLADSVVHEMDATRWLLGQEITAVTVMRPRPSGNAPEGLDDPQFVVFETDGGALADVEIYVNCRFGYQVQAEAVCENGTARIGDAHGMLVSTGGRWGGSIAPGFEERFEDAYDRQVRAWVDAALCGEVTGPGCWDGYAAAAVCEAGLRSRAEGRRVEVELVERPALYD; this is encoded by the coding sequence ATGACTCGGCGCGGAACGCTCGGGGTGGCCGTCGTCGGTGCGGGGCGGATGGGCGCCGACCATGTGCGCCGTATCGACCGGGTGATCAGCGGGGCGCGGGTGGCGGCCGTCGCGGACGTGGACGGTGAGCGGGCGAAGGCCGTCGCGGACGGTGTGGCGGGCTGTACGGCGTACACGGACCCGGCCGCCGCCATCGCCGCGCCCGGGGTGGACGCCGTACTCGTCGCCTCACCCGGTCCGGCGCACGAGGCGGCGCTGACGGAGGCGCTCGCGCGCGGGCTGCCGGTGCTGTGCGAGAAGCCGCTCACCCCGGACGCGGCGTCCGCGCTGCGGGTGGTGCGGGCGGAGGAGCGGCTGGGCAGGCGGCTGGTGCAGGTGGGGTTCATGCGGCGGTACGACGCCGAGTACCTGCGGCTGAAGGCGCTGCTGGACGGCGGCGGTCTTGGGCGGGCGCTGATGCTGCACCAGCGGCACCGCAACGCCTCGTCGCCGCCCTGGTTCACCGGCGAGATGCTGCTGGCCGATTCGGTGGTCCACGAGATGGACGCCACGCGGTGGCTGCTGGGGCAGGAGATCACGGCGGTGACGGTGATGCGGCCGAGGCCGTCGGGGAACGCCCCGGAGGGCCTGGACGACCCGCAGTTCGTGGTGTTCGAGACGGACGGCGGGGCGCTCGCGGACGTGGAGATCTACGTCAACTGCCGGTTCGGCTACCAGGTGCAGGCGGAGGCGGTGTGCGAGAACGGCACCGCGCGGATCGGCGACGCGCACGGGATGCTGGTCAGCACGGGCGGCCGGTGGGGCGGTTCGATCGCGCCCGGTTTCGAGGAGCGGTTCGAGGACGCGTACGACCGGCAGGTGCGGGCCTGGGTGGACGCTGCCCTGTGCGGCGAGGTGACCGGGCCGGGCTGCTGGGACGGGTACGCGGCGGCGGCCGTCTGCGAGGCTGGCCTCCGGTCACGGGCGGAGGGACGCCGCGTGGAGGTGGAGCTGGTGGAGCGGCCGGCGCTCTACGACTGA
- a CDS encoding sugar phosphate isomerase/epimerase family protein — MDTAGTPSLDRIRIGSAPDSWGVWFADDPRQVPWERFLDEVAQAGYEWIELGPYGYLPTDPARLADETGRRGLKVSAGTVFTALHRGPSVWDATWEQVSRVAELTRAMGARHLVVIPSFWRDDRTAELIEPPELAAAQWADLARGMERLGREVRERYGLGIVVHPHADTHLDTEEHVERFLDATDPDLVSLCLDTGHYAYCGGDSVKLIETYGERLGYLHLKQVDPDVLAEVVAEGVPFGPAVRRGVMCEPPNGVPALEPVLAAAQGLGVDLFAIVEQDMYPCPPDRPLPVAVRTRRFLRSCGA; from the coding sequence ATGGACACCGCAGGCACCCCGTCCCTCGACCGCATCAGGATCGGCTCCGCCCCCGACTCATGGGGCGTGTGGTTCGCCGACGACCCTCGGCAGGTGCCCTGGGAGAGGTTCCTGGACGAGGTGGCGCAGGCCGGGTACGAGTGGATCGAGCTCGGCCCGTACGGCTACCTCCCCACCGACCCGGCCCGGCTCGCCGACGAGACCGGACGGCGCGGCCTGAAGGTCTCCGCCGGTACGGTCTTCACCGCCCTGCACCGGGGCCCGTCCGTGTGGGACGCGACGTGGGAGCAGGTGAGCCGGGTCGCGGAGCTGACCCGCGCCATGGGGGCGCGGCACCTGGTGGTCATCCCGTCGTTCTGGCGGGACGACCGGACGGCCGAGCTGATCGAGCCGCCCGAGCTGGCCGCCGCCCAGTGGGCGGACCTGGCGCGCGGCATGGAGCGGCTGGGGCGCGAGGTGCGGGAGCGGTACGGGCTCGGCATCGTCGTCCACCCGCACGCCGACACGCACCTGGACACGGAGGAGCACGTCGAGAGGTTCCTCGACGCGACCGACCCGGACCTGGTGTCCCTGTGCCTGGACACGGGGCACTACGCCTACTGCGGCGGCGACAGCGTGAAGCTGATCGAGACGTACGGGGAGCGCCTGGGCTATCTGCACCTGAAGCAGGTGGACCCGGACGTCCTGGCGGAGGTGGTGGCGGAAGGGGTGCCGTTCGGTCCCGCCGTGCGGCGCGGGGTGATGTGCGAGCCGCCGAACGGGGTGCCCGCGCTGGAGCCGGTGCTGGCGGCGGCGCAGGGCCTCGGCGTGGACCTGTTCGCCATCGTGGAGCAGGACATGTACCCGTGCCCGCCGGACCGGCCACTGCCGGTCGCGGTGCGCACGCGCCGGTTCCTCCGCTCGTGCGGCGCCTGA
- the iolC gene encoding 5-dehydro-2-deoxygluconokinase: MPEPAPTEPVPAEPAPADPVPPGPAPEPFDLIAMGRVGVDLYPLQTGVPLARVETFGKFLGGSATNVAVAAARLGRTAALITRTGDDPFGAYAHEALREFGVDDRWVTPVDGLPTPVTFCEIFPPDHFPLYFYRRPKAPDLEIHPGELDYDALRAARVLWTTGTGLSAEPSRAATLAALRARARTGITVLDLDWRPAFWPDPAEARPHYAEALRHATVAVGNLEECEIATGLREPRACARALLGTGVELAVVKQGPAGVLAVHRDGTTAEVPPVEVEVVNGLGAGDAFGGALCHGLLAGWDLERTARYANAAGALVASRLACSSAMPTADEVDALLAATGPR; the protein is encoded by the coding sequence ATGCCCGAACCCGCACCCACTGAACCCGTACCCGCTGAACCCGCGCCCGCCGACCCCGTACCCCCAGGCCCCGCGCCCGAGCCCTTCGACCTGATCGCCATGGGGCGCGTCGGCGTGGACCTCTACCCCCTCCAGACCGGCGTCCCGCTGGCCCGGGTCGAGACCTTCGGCAAGTTCCTCGGCGGGTCCGCCACCAACGTGGCCGTGGCCGCCGCCCGCCTCGGCCGTACCGCCGCGCTCATCACCCGCACCGGCGACGACCCGTTCGGCGCGTACGCGCACGAGGCCCTGCGGGAGTTCGGCGTGGACGACCGCTGGGTCACCCCCGTCGACGGCCTCCCCACGCCCGTCACCTTCTGCGAGATCTTCCCGCCGGACCACTTCCCCCTCTACTTCTACCGCCGCCCCAAAGCGCCCGACCTGGAGATCCACCCCGGCGAACTCGACTACGACGCCCTGCGCGCCGCCCGCGTCCTGTGGACCACCGGCACCGGCCTGAGCGCCGAGCCCAGCCGCGCCGCCACCCTCGCCGCGCTCCGGGCCCGGGCCCGTACCGGCATCACCGTCCTCGACCTCGACTGGCGGCCCGCGTTCTGGCCCGACCCCGCCGAGGCCCGCCCCCACTACGCCGAGGCCCTGCGGCACGCCACAGTCGCCGTCGGCAACCTGGAGGAGTGCGAGATCGCCACCGGGCTGCGCGAACCGCGCGCCTGCGCCCGCGCGCTCCTCGGCACGGGCGTCGAACTCGCCGTCGTCAAACAGGGACCCGCCGGTGTCCTCGCCGTCCACCGCGACGGCACCACCGCCGAGGTCCCGCCCGTCGAGGTCGAGGTGGTCAACGGGCTCGGCGCGGGGGACGCGTTCGGCGGGGCCCTGTGCCACGGCCTCCTGGCGGGCTGGGACCTGGAGCGGACCGCGCGGTACGCCAACGCGGCGGGCGCCCTCGTCGCCTCCCGCCTCGCCTGCTCCTCCGCGATGCCCACCGCCGACGAGGTGGACGCGCTCCTGGCCGCCACCGGCCCGCGATAG